GATGCGGGGATAGCCGGCCGCGCTCAGGGTCTGCATGACGCGCTGGAGGAGCGCGAAGGGGATGGTGCGGTCGCCCACCACGGTGGCCTCGCGCGCGGCCGGGGGCAGGCCGGAGCGGGCGGCCTGGTGGGCGAGCTCCTCGGCGAGCGGCGCGATGGGGCCGTCGGGCGGGATCGCCGCGACGCGCACCACGGGGCGGTCCTGGACGAGGATCGCCTCCGGCGTCACCGTCACCACCAGGGTCTGGCGCGGCGGGGTCTCGGCGCGCCCCGTGGGGAGGCGGACGGCGCGCCCCGGCGGCTGCACGTCGGAGGTGTTCACGAGGAGGAAGAACACCAGGATGGTGAAGATGTCCATGAGCGAGACCAGGTGCAGGCGCACCGGCGTGCCGCGGGCGTGGCGGCGGGCCATGCGGCGGGCGCGGCGGGATGCGGCGCTCATGGCGCCCCCTCCGGCGGCGCCTCGCCGAGGGCGACGTCGGGAAAGAGCAGCCCGCCGCCGCCCTCCGGCCCGAGGCGCACGGTGTCCATGACGTCCACCAGGGTCTGGTAGGCGATCTCGGGCTCGAGCAGGAGCGTGATCTCGCGCGCCTCGGGGAAGCGGGCCTTGATCTCGGCCAGCTTCGCGGCGAGGGCGCCGTAGTCGTAGCCCTCGTCGCGGCGCGGAAAGCGGGCGATGGGGCCGGTGGCGGCGTCGGCGAGGAGCAGGCCGGTGCGGCGCACGGTGAGCTCGAGGCGCAGGCGCGGCGGGTCCGCCGGCCGCGCCTGCTCGCTCTCCGGAAGGTGGAGCTCCATCACCGCGAGGTGGGAGAAGACCGCCGAGAGCAGGAGGAAGGGCACCAGCACCACCATCAGGTTCATGAAGGCGGTGACGTCGATCTCGGGCTCCGCACGCAGGCGGCGGCGCCGGGCCCTGAGCCGCGCGATCATGCCTGCGCGGGGGCCTCGGTGCCGGCGGGCGGCTCCGCCGCGGGCGGTGCGCCGCGCACGATGTTGACCAGCTTCACGGCCGCCATCTCGAGGCTGTCGATGATCTCGTGGGTGCGGCTCTGGATGACGGCGTGGGCGAGCAGGAGCGGGATCGCGGTCATGAGGCCGAAGGCGGTGGTGTTCATGGCCACCGAGATGCTGGTGGAGAGGAGCGCCGCCTTCTGGGTCGGGTCGGCGTTGGCGACCGCGGTGAAGGCCGAGATGAGGCCGAGGATGGTGCCGAGAAGCCCGAGGAGGGTGGCGATGTTGGCGAAGATGGCGATGTACTGGGTGCGCCGCTCGAGCCGCGGCACGATCTCCATCAGGCTCTCCTCCATCGCCGTCTCGAGGTCGTCGGCACGGCGCCCGCGCCCGACCCGGGCGAGGCCGTAGGCGAGCATCCTGCCGATGGTGCTCTCCGAGGTGCTGGCGAGCTCCAGGGCCTGGGGGAACCGGCCCTGGTGCAGGAGCGGCAGGATCTGGTCCCAGATCTTGCGGTTGCGCGCCCGCACGCGGCCCAGATAGATCCAGCGCTCGATGGTGATGGCCACGCCGAGGGCCAGCACCACCACGATCGGGTACATGAAGGGGCCGCCCTCCTGGAAGAAGCGGATCGCGGTCGCCAGCGGGTCCATGGCCGTCCTCCTCGCTCACTCACGCGGGGAAGCGGGGATTATAGGGGCTTGTCCGCCCTCGGCGGCGGGCGGCGGCACGGCGAGGGGGTCCGGCGGCGCCGGCAGCGGCGGCGGCTCGGCTGGCTGCGGTGCCCGCCACGGCAGCAGGTAGAGCACCCGCGGCAGCTCGCGGTCGCCGATCACGGCCATCCCCAGCTGCCCCTCGGGGAGGGTATCGCCGGCCGCGGCGCCAGCGAGCATCAGCAGCAGCGCGGCCGCCGCCCTCATCGGTCCCCTCCGCCGCGGTGGGCGGCGAGGGCCTCGGCCCATGCCGCCACCGTGGGGTCCCCGCCGGCGAGCTCGAGATAGCGGCGGTAGGCCTTCAGAGCTTCGTCCGGCCGGCCCAGGAAGAGCTCCTCGAGCACGCCGAGATTGTGGTGGGCGAGGGCGTAACGGCGGTCGGCGCGGATCGCCGCGCGGTAGGCCTTCTCGGCCTCGGCGAGGCGACCCTGCTCGCGCAGCAGCACGCCGCGGAGGTTGAGGGCCGGGGCCCAGCGGGGGGCGGCGGCGAGGGCCCGCTCCACCGCCGCCAAGGCGGCCTGCGGCTCGCCCGCGCGGCGCAGCAGCAGGGCGAGGTTGAGGTGCACCCCGGCGGGGGCGTCGGGGCGGGCGGCCAGGGCCTCGAGGATGGGGCGGGCGTCGTCGTCGTCGCCCGCCCTGAGCCGCGCCAGGGCCTCGGCGAAGCCGGCCTCCAGCGCCGCGCGGTCGGCCTGCGGCGCCGGCCCGGCAGGCTGCGGCTCGGGGGCGGGGCGGGATGGGGACGGCGCCGGCGGGGGTGCCGGCGGCTGCGCGGCGCAGCCCGCCAGCACCAGCACGGCCGCCGCCAGCAGCGGCTCAGGGCGTCGGATCCAGGACGTCCACATGGTGTTCCACCTTCTCGCGGCGGTCGTAGTGGGCGGGATCGAGGGCCCGCAGGGCCTCGAGGCTGGCCGCCACCCAGCGGTCCCAGACGCCCTCACGGGCACGCGCCAGGTTGGCGGCGTGGAGCTCGACGGCGCGGTCCTCGAACGGCAGCGCCTGCTCCTCGAGCAGCACCTCGTACTGCGCGCGCGCGAGCGCGTCGAGGCCGGCGGGGCGCTCGGAGGCCAGGACATCGGCGGCGAGGCGGCGGTAGAGCTCGCCCACGCGGTAGGCGGCCTCGGTCACCGCCCCCGCGACCCCGGTGCGGGCGGCGGTCTCGTAGTGGCGCACCGCCTCCTCCAGGGCCTCGCGCTTGCGGGCGAGGCTCGCGCGCAGGGGCAGGCGCAGGCGGACGGCCTCGAAGCGGGCGCGGGCGATGTCGCCCAGGGCCAGGGCCGCGCGGGCGGCGAGGGTGTGGGCGGCGTCGGAGGCACCCGCCGCCTCCCTGCGGTAGGCGGAGAGGAGGCGGCGCAGCCAGATCGCGCGGCGTTCCGCGTCGCCGGCCTCTGCGTAGAGCCCGGCGAGGCGCCACCGCGCCTCCAGGGCCTCGTCCAGCGGGCGCGGATGCCGCGCGACGTAGTCGCGCAGGACATCGATCGCCTCGCGCCGGGCGCCCGCGGCGGCGAGGAGCTCGGCGGCGTGCAGGCGCGCCGCCCGCGCCACCGCCTCGTCGCGGCTCGCGGCGGCCACGCGCAGGAGCTCGCGCGCGGCCTCGGTGCGGCGGCCGAGGTGCTCGTAGGCGAGGGCCAGCTTCTCCGGGACCCGCGCGGCCAGGGGGTGGTCGGGGCTGTCCGCGCGCAGGGCCTCCAGCGCCTCGGCCGCCTCGGGCCAGCGCTCGAGCCGGATGAGGAGGGCGGCGGCGTCGAAGCGCGCCGGCGCCTCGAGCCCGGAGTCCGGGAGCTCGCGCGCCACGCGCAGGAACGCCGCCGCGGCCTCGGCGAGGCGGCCGCCGTCGCGCAGCGCCTCGGCCTGGCGGTAGAGCGCCAGCGCCAGGCGCGCCCGCACCGCCCGGGCGGAGGGGTCGGCCTCGAGGGCGGCGCGCCAGGCCGCCTCGGCGCCGGCCCAGTCCCCGGTCCGCGCCCGCGTCTCGCCGATCACCGCCAGCCCGCGGGCGCGCAGCGGCGCGGGGGCGTCCAGGAGCCCGGCGGCGGCCGCCACCGCCTCGTCGTCGCGGCCCGACTCCAACAGCGCCTCGGCGAGCCGGGCGCGGACCTCGGCCTGCCGCGGCGCCTGCGGGAAGCGGTCGAGGAAGCGGCGGGCGTCGGCGACGAAGCGGGCGCGGCCGCGGTCCGAGTCCCGCAGCGGGCCGTCGAGGAGCGCAAGCGCCGTGTAGCCGGCGGCGGCGGCGTCGGCGTGGGGCGGATCCGCCCACGCCGCCGCCTCGTAGGCGGCGAGCGCCTCCCGGGTGCGCCCGGCGGCGCGCAGCAGCTCGCCGAGGAGGAAGCGGTGCGGTCCCCGCGCCTCCGCGGGCACCGCCTCGAGGAGGGCGCGGTAGCGGCGCTCCGCCTCGGCCGCCGGCGCCTCGCCGGCCTGGAAGGCGGCGTGGGCGCGCCGGGCCAGCGCCTCCAGGTGCGGGGCGATGGCGGCCCCGACGCGGCCGCGTGCGGTCTCGTCGAGGCCCGCCCAGAAGGGGCTGCCCGGGCCGTAGTCGGCGGCGAGGCGCTCCCGCGCCGGCCACAGCAGGCTGGGGAACCCCCCGGCGGCGTAGGCCTCGGCGGCGCGGGCGGCGAAGAGGGCCGCCTGCACATCCGCGGGGTGGCGGCGGCCGTAGGCGAGAAAGGCCTCGGCGGCGTCGACGAAGCGCTCCTTGCGCAGGTAGTGCTCGCCGAGGCCCTGGTAGAGCAGGGCCGCGAAGGGAAGCGGGCGGCGTCCGAGGGCGGCGTCGAGGACGCGGACGCCGCCCTGGTGGTCGAGGGCGAGGGCGAGCACGCCCAGGGTGTCCTCGAGGAGCTGGCGGCGCGGGCCCGAGGCGGCCTCGAGGCCGCCCGGCGGGAGCTCGGCGGCGAGCACGGCGAGGAAGTCGTCTTCGGCCTCCGCGTAGGCGCCCAGCTTGTAGCGCGACCAGCCGCGCTTGTAGCGGGCGTGGACCGCGAGCGGGCCGCTGCCGCCCTCGAGCGCGCGGCTGTAGGCGTCGGCGGCCTCCGCGTAGCGGCCGAGGGTGAAGCGGGTCTCGCCGAGACGGAACCAGATCTCGGTGGCGAGGGCCCCGTCGGCGTCCGCGGCCGCCGTCTCCAGGGCCCGGGCGGCGCCGGCGAGGTCGGCGGCGAGGTCGGCAGCGTGGGCCTGCTGGTAGCGCAGACGGGCGCGGCGCCCGGGGTCGGCCTCGGTGCCGGCGAGGCGCCCGTAGAGCGCGGCCGCCTCGGCGAGGGCGGGATCGACCCCGGGGAGCGGCCGGCCGGTGGTCTCCTGGGCCTCGCCGCTGGCGAGGAGGAGGGCGGCGAGGTGCTCGGCCGCGGCCGCGGCGGTGTCGGGCTCGGGCGCCGCGGCGAGCCGGCGCAGCGCGCGCGCGGCGCGGCCGAAGTCGAAGGGGGGCGGCGGCGCGTGCTGCGGGCGCAGGGCGAGCACCGCCGCGACGGTCTGCGCCTCGTGCGGCGGGAGGGTGCGGCCCGCCCCCGGCGCGGGGGCGGCGCGGGCGATGGCCCCGAGGCGGGCGGCGAGGCGGAGCTGCCCCCGGCGCAGGCGTGCGCGGCGCGCGTCCACCGCGGCGAGGACGGTCTGCGCCATCGCCTCCTCGAGGCGGGCCGCTTCCTGGCGCAGGCGCGCGGCCGCGGTCCGCGCCTCGTCGGCGAGGGCGGCGAGACGCGGGGCGAGGCCGCCGTAGGGCGGTCCGGCCTCGCCCTCCAGACGGGCCAGCGCCGCCTCGACCGCCGCGAGCTCGGCCTCGGCGGCCTCGTCGTCGCCGCGGCCTCGCCACCAGATCCCGCGCGCCCGCCGGCCGCCGACCGCTCGCACCAGCCCCAGGTACAGGCGGTGGAGCTCGGGCTCCGGGGGGCCGTCGAGGAGGGTGGCGAGGCGGGCATCCAGCGGGTGCTCCGGCAGCGGCAGCAGGGCGTGGCGGCGTGGCGCCAGGCGCCGCGCCGCCGCCGCCACCTCGCGCGGGCGGGCCTCCACCAGGGGTGCCGCGTGCGCGAGGCGGTCGGCGGCGGCCTCGAGCCGCACGGCCT
This genomic interval from Inmirania thermothiophila contains the following:
- a CDS encoding ExbD/TolR family protein produces the protein MSAASRRARRMARRHARGTPVRLHLVSLMDIFTILVFFLLVNTSDVQPPGRAVRLPTGRAETPPRQTLVVTVTPEAILVQDRPVVRVAAIPPDGPIAPLAEELAHQAARSGLPPAAREATVVGDRTIPFALLQRVMQTLSAAGYPRISLAVVRREGRS
- a CDS encoding ExbD/TolR family protein yields the protein MIARLRARRRRLRAEPEIDVTAFMNLMVVLVPFLLLSAVFSHLAVMELHLPESEQARPADPPRLRLELTVRRTGLLLADAATGPIARFPRRDEGYDYGALAAKLAEIKARFPEAREITLLLEPEIAYQTLVDVMDTVRLGPEGGGGLLFPDVALGEAPPEGAP
- a CDS encoding MotA/TolQ/ExbB proton channel family protein; translated protein: MDPLATAIRFFQEGGPFMYPIVVVLALGVAITIERWIYLGRVRARNRKIWDQILPLLHQGRFPQALELASTSESTIGRMLAYGLARVGRGRRADDLETAMEESLMEIVPRLERRTQYIAIFANIATLLGLLGTILGLISAFTAVANADPTQKAALLSTSISVAMNTTAFGLMTAIPLLLAHAVIQSRTHEIIDSLEMAAVKLVNIVRGAPPAAEPPAGTEAPAQA
- a CDS encoding tetratricopeptide repeat protein, whose amino-acid sequence is MWTSWIRRPEPLLAAAVLVLAGCAAQPPAPPPAPSPSRPAPEPQPAGPAPQADRAALEAGFAEALARLRAGDDDDARPILEALAARPDAPAGVHLNLALLLRRAGEPQAALAAVERALAAAPRWAPALNLRGVLLREQGRLAEAEKAYRAAIRADRRYALAHHNLGVLEELFLGRPDEALKAYRRYLELAGGDPTVAAWAEALAAHRGGGDR
- a CDS encoding tetratricopeptide repeat protein, coding for MALSRGAAAAALLLAGTALAAPGPEALVAEILAAHGARRQPPPPPPGTPRLDAAAALAAGDLEGAARLLQRLAGAPELHARLALARGAPEAALAHLAQAPGPEATLLRAIALHRLGRPAEAISALDRAPPPPAPSLGLAAAELALRQGRADEALARLRPLPPDPPALRLAARALDAQGEAAAALAVRMHLALRGTPGSETARAAERAAAALLRDGAAAAAADLLARALGRLEAAETALALPQGPPGQRLAAACGALPEACRDPRLAAARELQARLRAEAVRLEAAADRLAHAAPLVEARPREVAAAARRLAPRRHALLPLPEHPLDARLATLLDGPPEPELHRLYLGLVRAVGGRRARGIWWRGRGDDEAAEAELAAVEAALARLEGEAGPPYGGLAPRLAALADEARTAAARLRQEAARLEEAMAQTVLAAVDARRARLRRGQLRLAARLGAIARAAPAPGAGRTLPPHEAQTVAAVLALRPQHAPPPPFDFGRAARALRRLAAAPEPDTAAAAAEHLAALLLASGEAQETTGRPLPGVDPALAEAAALYGRLAGTEADPGRRARLRYQQAHAADLAADLAGAARALETAAADADGALATEIWFRLGETRFTLGRYAEAADAYSRALEGGSGPLAVHARYKRGWSRYKLGAYAEAEDDFLAVLAAELPPGGLEAASGPRRQLLEDTLGVLALALDHQGGVRVLDAALGRRPLPFAALLYQGLGEHYLRKERFVDAAEAFLAYGRRHPADVQAALFAARAAEAYAAGGFPSLLWPARERLAADYGPGSPFWAGLDETARGRVGAAIAPHLEALARRAHAAFQAGEAPAAEAERRYRALLEAVPAEARGPHRFLLGELLRAAGRTREALAAYEAAAWADPPHADAAAAGYTALALLDGPLRDSDRGRARFVADARRFLDRFPQAPRQAEVRARLAEALLESGRDDEAVAAAAGLLDAPAPLRARGLAVIGETRARTGDWAGAEAAWRAALEADPSARAVRARLALALYRQAEALRDGGRLAEAAAAFLRVARELPDSGLEAPARFDAAALLIRLERWPEAAEALEALRADSPDHPLAARVPEKLALAYEHLGRRTEAARELLRVAAASRDEAVARAARLHAAELLAAAGARREAIDVLRDYVARHPRPLDEALEARWRLAGLYAEAGDAERRAIWLRRLLSAYRREAAGASDAAHTLAARAALALGDIARARFEAVRLRLPLRASLARKREALEEAVRHYETAARTGVAGAVTEAAYRVGELYRRLAADVLASERPAGLDALARAQYEVLLEEQALPFEDRAVELHAANLARAREGVWDRWVAASLEALRALDPAHYDRREKVEHHVDVLDPTP